TGTTCGCGATGCGGACCGAGTCGGCGTGGCGCACGAAGCTGTTGAGGAAACCGGACACGACGAGGGCGTCTTCGAGGTTGTACACCTCCTCCACCAGGTGCGGCGCAAACTGCCCTTCACCGTCCATTTCGCGGTTCTTGTACCAGACATTCCATTCGTCGAAGCACAGGTAAGTGCGTTTGTTGCTCCGGCGCTTGGCCTGGACGAAACGGCATACCGCGTCCATCTCCTCGATCTGTTGGTCGATGGAGTTCGTTACCGCCAGGTAGTCCGGCGTATCGTCCTTCGGGTTGCCCACGTAACGATGCAGGCTGATGTAGTCGGCGTAATCGCCCAGGTAGTCGAGGACCTGCCGGTCCCATTCCATGTAGGTGTCGAACATGTCCACGGAGCAGGATCCGCAGGCGACCAGTTCGATCCGCCGGTCCGCGTCCTTCATCATCTTCGCGGCCTGCTGGGCCCGGATCGCGTACTGGTCGGCCGGCACATGACCGAGCTGCCAGTGGCCGTCCATCTCGTTGCCCAGGCACCACAGGCCGACGTCGTAGGGCATCTCCTCCCCGTTGCCCACCCGGATGTCGGCGAAGTTCGTGCCCGCGGGACAGTTGCAGTACTCGACCCAATTTCGGGCTTCCTCGGGCGAGCCCGTGCCGAGGTTGACCGTGAGCATGGGCTGCCAGTCCATTTTACGGCACAGCCGGATGAACTCGTCGGTGCCGAATGCGTTCGGCTCGATGCTCTGCCAGGCTAGCTCGCGCACGGTGGGACGCAGCTTCTGCGGGCCCACCCCGTCCATCCAGTGGTAGCCGGACACGAAGTTGCCGCCGGGATACCGCATGACGGTCATGGACTGATGTTTCATGGCATCCATCACGTCCGTGCGGAACCCGTCCTCGTCCGCGTGCTTGCAGTCCGGGTCGAACACGCCCTCGTAGACGGCCCTGCCGATATGCTCCAGGAACCCTCCGAAGATCCTCGGATCGACCGGCGCGATCTGGAATTTAGTGTGCGCGTACAGTGTCGTCTGTCGCATGCGGGTCGCGTTCCTACGGGTTTACATCACCTGGGTGTACACCACCTGGATCTACATTACCTGGGCCGTAGTCTTGTAGTGCATCTTGGCCACGGAAGACAGCTTGTCCACACCATGCCGTTCGACGTATTTCCTGCCTGCGGCGACGACCGGCGCGCCGGCGCCCTTGGGCAAAGTAAGGCCGGCCTCGCCCGACAGCCTTTCCAGGTACTCCAGGAACCGGTCCCGGGCGAGAATGGACGCCGCGGCCACGGCCAGGTACCGCTCTCCCCTGTGTTCCTGGATCAGTTCGATCTCACGGCCCTTTTTCATGAGCCGGGACCGGATGTAGCTTTCGTTGCCGAACTGGTCCGTCACGGCCAGTTTGCACGGGGTACCTTCCAGCAGGCTCTCGATGGTGCGGGCGTGTCCCCAGGCCAGGAGATGGTTGAGATTCCTGCCTTCACGCCGGAATTCCTCGTACAGCGTGTTGTATCGTTCCGGCGGTATGATCACCTCGCGGTATTTTCCGATGCAGATCCGCCTGATCTCGGCCGCTAGCTTGCGGCACGTGGCGTCGCCCAGCTTCTTGGAATCCCGGATGCCCAGGGTCACCAACCGCTCCCGGGTCCCGTTTTCGACCAGGACGCCACCCACCACCAGCGGACCGAAATAATCGCCCTTGCCGGACTCGTCCGTCCCGATGTGGGGAAGGGGAAGCTTCCGGGTCCCGGCGCCGCCGGAACCGTTGCCGCCGCCGGAACCGTTGCCGCCGCCGGAATCGTTGGCAGCCGTTTCAGCGTGCTCATCCAGAAAGGGCGAAAGCACGTGCAGGATCACCTGGAGCAGATGACCCGCCCTGCCCTGGATCATCAGGGTGCCTTTCCGGTACTGCTTGAGGACCAGTCTTTCCCCTTCGTCCTCGAACGCCAGCACCCAGTCGCACCAGTCTTCGGTCCTGCGCTCTGTCGGACCGAGGTTTTCCAGGGCCTCAAGGATCCCGCGCCGCGTGCCGGCGTCGGCGATATCGTATCTGCGGGATACGGGTTCCGGTCTGCGCCGGTTCATCGGTCACCGCTTTCCGGTCGTGCCCGGCCGCTAGACGGGGTCGTC
This window of the Gemmatimonadota bacterium genome carries:
- a CDS encoding alpha-N-arabinofuranosidase; translated protein: MRQTTLYAHTKFQIAPVDPRIFGGFLEHIGRAVYEGVFDPDCKHADEDGFRTDVMDAMKHQSMTVMRYPGGNFVSGYHWMDGVGPQKLRPTVRELAWQSIEPNAFGTDEFIRLCRKMDWQPMLTVNLGTGSPEEARNWVEYCNCPAGTNFADIRVGNGEEMPYDVGLWCLGNEMDGHWQLGHVPADQYAIRAQQAAKMMKDADRRIELVACGSCSVDMFDTYMEWDRQVLDYLGDYADYISLHRYVGNPKDDTPDYLAVTNSIDQQIEEMDAVCRFVQAKRRSNKRTYLCFDEWNVWYKNREMDGEGQFAPHLVEEVYNLEDALVVSGFLNSFVRHADSVRIANIAQIVNVIAPLITRGDDLLIQSIYHPFTMYAGRQEGTSLRTFVDGAGYMSESYGRVNYIDAAMIQNDRKLHVFVTNRSTDTDVPLRIVLEDRPIESLVSAEILSGGQDPKAANSFEQPDLVGKQPYREIKVAGGRCQCFLPPLSFAAMTFELEKW
- the rnhC gene encoding ribonuclease HIII, with the protein product MNRRRPEPVSRRYDIADAGTRRGILEALENLGPTERRTEDWCDWVLAFEDEGERLVLKQYRKGTLMIQGRAGHLLQVILHVLSPFLDEHAETAANDSGGGNGSGGGNGSGGAGTRKLPLPHIGTDESGKGDYFGPLVVGGVLVENGTRERLVTLGIRDSKKLGDATCRKLAAEIRRICIGKYREVIIPPERYNTLYEEFRREGRNLNHLLAWGHARTIESLLEGTPCKLAVTDQFGNESYIRSRLMKKGREIELIQEHRGERYLAVAAASILARDRFLEYLERLSGEAGLTLPKGAGAPVVAAGRKYVERHGVDKLSSVAKMHYKTTAQVM